The genomic window CCGCTACTTCTCCGTGGTGGTACCTGTAGGCACCGGGCACCTCCGGGGGCTGCCTCGTGTCGGCCTGCAGAGGTAAATTGGACGGCCTGACCAGCTGCCTGTCcggctccagctcctggggccGCCTCTCCAGAGCCTCCCTGGCGCTGCTGCGGGAAAGGGACAGAAAGGGGGAGTCGGCGTGGGGCTGCTCGGATGGCTCCCAGCCGCTCTCCAGCCCAGCAGCCGGAGCAAAGCCCCAGCGTTTCGCCCCCCCGGCAGCCAGCTCGGCGTCGTACTGCAGGTGCTGCAAGCCCGGCCAGCCCAGCACACCGTCGGGCTCCccacctgcaggagcagccagctcGGCGTCCTCTTTGCTCCTTCTCGCACCGTCCGAGTCCTTTTTGTCCCGTTTAGACCAGAGCTGGCAAGGCTTAAGGCCGTTCTTGGACACCTGCAGGTCGGCGAGCTCGAACTCGAGGCTCTCCGTGTCGAGGGACCTGCTCCTCCTGTTGACGGAGAGCGGCGCTGGCATGGCCGGGCTGAGCCCGTGCAGGCGCAGGTGGCGGGGGAGGCTGGCGACACCCCAGTTGCAGCTCTGGAAGGAGCCCTGGGGGTACCCGGGGAACATTCTCTCGTCACATTCAGCAAACGACTCTTTCTGCACGTAGCTGTCGTCGAAGGCCTCGAAGGAGGCGGCGATGTCCTCGTCGGCGTTCATCTCCAGGTGCTGCTCGCACTCGccttccccttcctgctccACGTCCACGATGTCGAAGGTGACCATGGTGGGGAGGACGGGGAGGTTCTGCGTGAAGGAGGAGCCGGAGTCGGAGCTGCCCAGGCTCTCcgagaggctggagaagagcGTCCCGCTGCTGGTGAACTCCACGAGCGCTTGCGAGAAGCTCACGGCGTGCTCGGGCTCACGCTCGCCGTCGGGCTGGGGCTCCCCGGGGACGGCCTCGGCCCCGTCGCGGCGGTCGCTCTGCGAGCAGCTCTCGCGCTCCTGGGGCCTGTAGCCGGGGAACGGCCCCGTTTTGGATGGGGCCACGTGGACGGACCCCCCGAACAACGCTCGGTCTGGGTCAGGATCGAACCCTGGGTTGTTCTTCATGAGCTGAATAAGGCAACTTCCTTGGGCTTTTTGGCTGTTGTAACAGTTCTCTGGACACAAAGGCCCTGGAAAGTCCCTCCACTCCGGGTTTTCGCCTCTAGCCCCCGAAACCCCACTACTCATGCTCCTGTTTGGAGCTTGAGAGGCAACCTGCTCGCTACCAAGGCCACTCTGATTTTTGCCAATCGAGTTGGCTGCTCTGGTTTTACATTCAAGGTACTGCTTTTCCCTGGGAGCATCGAGCCGCTTCAGGACCGgttccctctgcagctcccagtAGAGCAGCTCCTTCTGGATGGCAGCCAGCCGCTCCTCCTCCGTTTCCATAACGCCCATCTTCCGATCCATCATCTGGAGCAAGCCCTTCTCAGCAGGGAGACAGAAGTCCAAGAAGTAGCTGAAGATCTCCGGGCGAGACATTTTGCCCTCGAACAGGGGCTCCTCCCCGTGCGAGGGACTCAGCAGCGCGTCGTCCGGCTCGTAGAACTCGTAGAGCGCGTCGCCGCTGTAGCTGTCCCTGGGCAGGCGCTCCTTCTTCATCTCGCAAAGCCCATCCCCGCCTTCGTCCTCCGGCCCCGGGGTGGTGGAGTCGTAGTACCCCTCGTCGCTGTTGGGTGCAGACTCCTGCTGGTCGCTCTGCGGCGTCAGGAGCTCGACGAGGGCTTCTGCCTCCTGCAAACCGCGTGCCTCCAGCTCGCCGCTCGCTGCCTGCGCGTCGTGGCCGCTCCCGGCGGGTTGCAGCTGGGCTTCGTACCCCCTGTCCCCCTCGGTGGCGCTGTCCCACATCTGCTGCAGGtattcctctgcctcctccgGCATGGCCATctcctccccgccgccctgGTAGGTGACGAGGCAGGAGCTGCGTTTCGCAGCGTCTCTGCTGCGCTCCACGGAGATGGTGCTCTCGGCGATGCTGAGGATGTCGGGCTCGGCGATGATGTCCCCGCAGCCCGTGAGGGAATCGAAGCTCTTCAGGGAGGTGACGTCTCCGAAGATGAGGCTCAGCTGGTCCCCGGAGTGCAGCGAGGGAGGGTCGTTGTCTGCCAAGTCGGGGTGCAGGGCCACGGGGAGGTGGCTGTACTCAGACTCCGCACAGACGGCGGCGGCCGCCTCCGATTTTGCATCCAGGGCATCCCGGTCCCCCGGCATCGCCACCCCATCACCCTCggggctgccctgctcagcccccagccactCTGGCTCAGCAGCCTCCCCGGAGTTGGTGGTCGTGCCGACCGAGCAGTTATCCTCCGAGCTCCCCGGGCAGGCGGCAGCGAGGGGCGCAGACCCAGGTCCCCTTTCCTCTGTGGCTCCTTGGGTTTCCATTCCCGTGCCTCGAGCTTTGTTGGCCTCCtcggagcccccagcccactcGGGGAGCTCTGCTTTCTCACACTCAGCCACCTTGCTCTTGCGGTGACGCCGGATGCTGTTCAGCAGCCCCTTCAGGCCTTTTTTCGGCCTGGGGAAGGTTGACTTGTCTCCAGAGGGCTTCTTCTCGCAGCCCTCGATGCTCCCTGGCGGAGAGCCGTCCTGCCTGCCAAAATCGAACCTGACGCTGGTGTCTATGGCCACGTGGACGCTTTGGGAGCTCGGCAGCGGGCAAGGATGCGAGTCCTTGCTTCCATCCGAAGGGCTTTCCAGCTGCACCCTGCTGCCCTCGTCGTACACAGCGCCGCTGATCCCATCGTGGGTCTTACTTTTACTGAGCCCCTTTTTCGAGGCTCCTTTCCCCTGGCCTTTGTTCCTGCCGCTGAAGAAGCTGGGCAGCGTGCAGATGCTCCTCTTCCCCCCGAACAGCTTGAAAGCAGTTTTCTTCAGCTTGCCGGGGggggcctggggctgctgctgctgctccacggCCGCCACCGAGGCGTCGCTGCGCTGGGACAGCCGCTCGCCGTTCTCCTCGGGCTGCTGCTCGCTGCCCTTGCGCTGCCGGCACGCGGCGGACTGGGACCTGCTCCCGGCCGGCTCCTCGGCGCACGCTGCTTccatggcagctgctgggctcgcGTCGGTCTAGCTGGAAGCGAGGACTCGGGCGGCAGAGCCTTCCTCCGGGCACGCGGGCTGAAGCATCGTGGCTGACCTAAagcaaagagagaagagagaggaggTGAGCTGAGGCAGGGGGCGGCGCGGAGTCGCTTGCAGCGCTGCAACGAGGCGAGGGGCTTCGTCCCCGTCTGGACCCGGCAAAAGCCTCCCGAGTTAGTtaccaggcttttttttcccccctctcaccagatttcagattttttgtttttaaaatcatctgTCAAGCACGGAAGAATTGCATTAAAACCATTCATTACGAACCGCCCCGATCAGATTAtctcagcagcagggagagaggtTTTAAACTTTCAGCCTGGATTGATGTCAGCAGCcgagaaataaaataacaacgTTTCTTTCCCGGAGTCGGGATGGGAGAGAACAAATCCAATGAAGCTCATAACACGCTGCTGAGCCGCTCTACCTGAGGCTATGCCCTGCCTGGTTCCAGGCTGGGAAAGCTTCCCACAGGCTTTGCCCAGAGATCCTGAATCAGAAATACGCCCGGACGATGGCTCCTGGAGCTCAACACCAAACCCACCACCTCAGATCTTCTCTCAAGCCTTGGGAGCCTGCACAGAGAGTACCACAACATCTGTTTGCCTCCGTAATTAACGAGAGCCCTGGTGATTTGAGGCCTCTGGGGCCTTCCCAGAGCATCCCAGGGGGGTTGTGGCACTGTTCTAGCTCTGACAAAGCGCTTCTGGACTCCTAGATGCTTCCCAAACCTTGCTGGAGCAACTTCCCAAACCTTGCTGGCTTTCTCTGGAGCCTCTCCAGAGCCTCTCTGCAGAGATCTCCTTAGACAGGACTGAAAGACAACAGCACGCACACGTGTGTACGCACAGATTGGTTAAGAAGTGGCAGAACAATGAAACAGGAACGAGATTTCACAGACTCGATTTGCAAACAAACTCGCTCTGACACGACGGACGCGTGCTGCCGTGACCGCACGGCTCGTTAGGGTCACTCGCAAAATAAAGGCACTGAGGgcaaaaccccaaacctgcAGTCAGGGTTAAGAGCAAAACCAAGCAAATCCCAATAAAAGACGGCGCTTGTCCTGTCCTCAGCTTCCTGGGGTGGCCAAGAGGGACGGGGGGAGCTGGGCAAGGTGCAGCCTTCTGCCCCGGGTCCTCCACCCACGCAGCCCCCCGCTGGGCTCTCCTAACTCTGTAAGGCCACAGACATGcagcaaaaggaggaggaaagcagcccGGCCTGCCCCTAAAAGCTTCGGGAAAACGGCCCCGATTGATCCCCCCAACACACCGAGGAGCTGAGGCTGCTCTCCTCCACACGGGCTGGCGCTGCCTGCGGTGAGCAGGCGGCTAAATCCCTGCCTGGTGGCGCAGCAGAGATCAGCTGGGGAGCCCCTGAAAGCCATCGGGGGGCTGGAGGGATGAGGCACGAGCACAAGAAGCCAGGAATCCCCCCTCCTACAGGCAGGCGCACGGGGCCGGCACAGCTGCTGGCACGGGAGGTGCGCGCCCGAGCACGAGCAATTAATTCCCGCAGGCACCAGGCAAGGCCGAGCTCCGATCAATTAATTCTCAGCAAGGGAACAGGAGCGTCCTGATGCTACAGACAGGGAAAGGGGAATTAAGGGACTTACCCGCGTCCCGGGGGAggctgtcctgctgccaggaTTAGGAGGCAGAGGCACCCCCAGCCGGAGAGCGGATTTCTATAATCCGGGAGAGCTGCTCGAGCACCGCTGGGAGGTTTTGTGTCGgatgcagcagctcctctccgTAACCCGGgggctgcttttgctgcagctgctgttacGGACAGCCCGGGGctggcccagctctgcagcacgcCCGGGGAGCCATCGGGGCAGGCTGCTCCCGGGACCTTTCCAGAAGCGCGCTTGTGCTCCAGCTCTGgagttaaagaacaaaaaatctgaGCAACAaccacccagcccagccccggc from Aythya fuligula isolate bAytFul2 chromosome 13, bAytFul2.pri, whole genome shotgun sequence includes these protein-coding regions:
- the AMER1 gene encoding APC membrane recruitment protein 1, yielding MEAACAEEPAGSRSQSAACRQRKGSEQQPEENGERLSQRSDASVAAVEQQQQPQAPPGKLKKTAFKLFGGKRSICTLPSFFSGRNKGQGKGASKKGLSKSKTHDGISGAVYDEGSRVQLESPSDGSKDSHPCPLPSSQSVHVAIDTSVRFDFGRQDGSPPGSIEGCEKKPSGDKSTFPRPKKGLKGLLNSIRRHRKSKVAECEKAELPEWAGGSEEANKARGTGMETQGATEERGPGSAPLAAACPGSSEDNCSVGTTTNSGEAAEPEWLGAEQGSPEGDGVAMPGDRDALDAKSEAAAAVCAESEYSHLPVALHPDLADNDPPSLHSGDQLSLIFGDVTSLKSFDSLTGCGDIIAEPDILSIAESTISVERSRDAAKRSSCLVTYQGGGEEMAMPEEAEEYLQQMWDSATEGDRGYEAQLQPAGSGHDAQAASGELEARGLQEAEALVELLTPQSDQQESAPNSDEGYYDSTTPGPEDEGGDGLCEMKKERLPRDSYSGDALYEFYEPDDALLSPSHGEEPLFEGKMSRPEIFSYFLDFCLPAEKGLLQMMDRKMGVMETEEERLAAIQKELLYWELQREPVLKRLDAPREKQYLECKTRAANSIGKNQSGLGSEQVASQAPNRSMSSGVSGARGENPEWRDFPGPLCPENCYNSQKAQGSCLIQLMKNNPGFDPDPDRALFGGSVHVAPSKTGPFPGYRPQERESCSQSDRRDGAEAVPGEPQPDGEREPEHAVSFSQALVEFTSSGTLFSSLSESLGSSDSGSSFTQNLPVLPTMVTFDIVDVEQEGEGECEQHLEMNADEDIAASFEAFDDSYVQKESFAECDERMFPGYPQGSFQSCNWGVASLPRHLRLHGLSPAMPAPLSVNRRSRSLDTESLEFELADLQVSKNGLKPCQLWSKRDKKDSDGARRSKEDAELAAPAGGEPDGVLGWPGLQHLQYDAELAAGGAKRWGFAPAAGLESGWEPSEQPHADSPFLSLSRSSAREALERRPQELEPDRQLVRPSNLPLQADTRQPPEVPGAYRYHHGEVAAKKLARVLPLGEPEPPPSFGFAQSPEKPAKCKPVGVAQGVPQFHDDSTETLKNPSCFAERCGSAGQELLKGRATQGSALPAGCPNPSLNREPPLPNTIPNAKRGPSARPQCC